From Bacillota bacterium, one genomic window encodes:
- a CDS encoding M12 family metallo-peptidase: protein MIGLKRLFSLLMVLALSFVMPLTAFADPAKTVTTLTYEDKAEMTGVTNKDKADKHAGELCTGLELQPLEEDLKADTAPIVPIPDEGDKITAALTIYTCWVKAACDEEWRANYGSSWQTAANNAVETADNNLYTQFGINLYVWTYYSWDSRDDTRVLKYLFNELKDEVLPGNGDTVYGYTWQPVEMSYWGWGDVLGTHVIVRRYGGSETVNWKITRHETGHIYGCQDHTGDAACIMDDPWAYPDSWCGMHWDKMWANRARF, encoded by the coding sequence ATGATAGGCTTAAAAAGGTTGTTCTCGCTTCTAATGGTACTGGCATTATCGTTTGTGATGCCGCTCACCGCTTTTGCTGATCCAGCAAAAACTGTGACCACCTTGACATATGAAGATAAAGCTGAAATGACCGGCGTAACCAACAAAGATAAGGCTGATAAACATGCTGGTGAGTTATGTACAGGACTTGAACTCCAGCCGTTAGAAGAAGATTTAAAAGCGGACACGGCGCCAATAGTGCCCATTCCTGACGAAGGCGACAAAATAACAGCCGCATTAACCATCTATACTTGCTGGGTGAAGGCCGCCTGTGACGAGGAATGGCGAGCTAATTATGGCAGCAGCTGGCAAACCGCGGCTAACAACGCGGTTGAAACTGCCGATAATAACCTTTATACTCAGTTCGGTATCAACCTGTATGTATGGACCTATTACAGTTGGGATTCGAGAGATGACACAAGAGTTCTCAAATATCTTTTCAATGAGCTAAAAGATGAAGTGCTTCCCGGTAATGGTGATACCGTATATGGTTATACTTGGCAACCGGTCGAGATGAGTTATTGGGGTTGGGGTGACGTACTTGGGACCCATGTTATCGTAAGGAGATACGGGGGGAGTGAGACTGTTAATTGGAAGATAACCCGCCATGAGACCGGGCACATTTACGGGTGCCAAGATCATACAGGTGACGCTGCTTGTATCATGGATGATCCATGGGCTTACCCGGATAGTTGGTGCGGCATGCATTGGGATAAGATGTGGGCGAATAGGGCCAGATTTTAA